Proteins found in one Stigmatopora nigra isolate UIUO_SnigA chromosome 15, RoL_Snig_1.1, whole genome shotgun sequence genomic segment:
- the trir gene encoding telomerase RNA component interacting RNase: MEQRRRHGKSHPADDGGHGSGSSSSSGSGGESDGGGPESPSGSHQGPSSSSGNAFANDGSFMEMFKKKMEAEMMKKPEETDAEEVHKKPPPVTSFVGKRRGGVFLKTGMVAKKQKQDIEATPGKSDAWSKYMAEVKKYKAHQCGDDDKTRPLVK, from the exons ATGGAACAAAGACGCAGACACGGAAAGTCTCACCCAGCCGACGATGGGGGCCACGGCagcggcagtagtagtagcagcggCAGCGGCGGGGAGTCGGACGGCGGCGGGCCTGAGTCGCCTTCCGGAAGCCACCAGGgcccgtcgtcgtcgtcgggcAATGCGTTTGCCAACGACGGAAGCTTCATGGAGATGTTCAAGAAGAAGATGGAAGCCGAGATGATGAAAAAGCCGGAGGAGACAGATGCGGAGGAAGTACATAAGAAGCCCCCTCCAGTCACCAGCTTT GTGGGGAAGCGCAGAGGAGGTGTGTTCCTTAAGACCGGCATGGTTGCCAAGAAGCAAAAACAGGACATAGAG GCGACGCCTGGCAAGAGTGACGCTTGGTCAAAGTACATGGCTGAGGTGAAAAAGTATAAAGCCCACCAGTGCGGAGACGACGATAAAACCAGACCGCTGGTCAAGTAG